In Spirochaetota bacterium, the following are encoded in one genomic region:
- a CDS encoding ABC transporter ATP-binding protein: protein MSVILEVVQLKKYYQNVKAVDDISFSIEQGICFGLLGPNGAGKTTTIEIIEGIISPTSGEVLYKGKQINSRFRQDAGILFQSTALMDFITGREVLQLFSSFYKRTQPIEELADMCHLHDFLDRYATKLSGGQRQRLMLSLAMINDPEIIFLDEPTTGLDPQARRNFWKLVESIKAKGKTIVLTTHYMEEAEILCDNLAIMDEGKIITQGSPQQLLRENFDNMSVHLDRSDFNIDPGSWPEPVTFIENNVEIHTNDIDQTIQRLLDNNINLNSLQVKSYTLEDLFIKLTGHQLKT from the coding sequence ATGTCAGTAATTTTAGAGGTTGTACAATTAAAAAAGTACTATCAAAATGTTAAAGCGGTTGACGACATCAGCTTTTCCATCGAACAGGGAATCTGTTTTGGGTTATTAGGACCAAATGGAGCGGGAAAGACCACTACAATTGAGATTATTGAGGGCATTATTTCACCCACATCAGGAGAGGTGCTTTACAAAGGAAAACAAATTAACAGCCGTTTTCGTCAAGATGCAGGCATTCTGTTCCAGTCCACAGCGCTGATGGACTTCATAACAGGAAGGGAGGTGCTACAACTATTTTCAAGCTTTTACAAGCGGACTCAACCTATTGAGGAATTAGCAGACATGTGTCACCTGCATGATTTTCTTGATCGCTATGCAACAAAATTATCAGGCGGTCAACGACAACGCCTCATGCTTTCGCTAGCCATGATAAATGACCCAGAAATTATATTTCTTGATGAACCAACCACAGGTTTAGATCCACAAGCTAGGCGCAATTTCTGGAAGTTAGTGGAATCAATAAAAGCCAAAGGGAAAACCATAGTCTTAACTACACACTATATGGAGGAGGCGGAAATATTGTGCGATAATCTTGCAATAATGGACGAGGGCAAAATTATCACACAGGGATCACCTCAACAACTTCTACGGGAAAACTTTGATAATATGTCAGTCCATTTGGATAGAAGCGATTTTAACATCGATCCCGGCTCTTGGCCGGAGCCTGTAACTTTCATTGAGAACAATGTTGAGATTCATACCAATGATATTGACCAAACCATCCAGCGACTTCTGGATAATAATATTAATCTCAATAGTCTTCAGGTTAAATCCTATACCCTGGAGGATCTTTTTATCAAACTTACGGGACATCAACTTAAAACCTGA
- the cbiR gene encoding cobamide remodeling phosphodiesterase CbiR, with product MELPFRIGTTSYIYPDEIIPNVHRLKDRVNDIELLFFEVNDEADIPSVENMKELLQISRDSDLTYTPHLPVDLHLGSNRDLLRESSIDKVVTLINHLYYLQPHCYVLHLNLMDIEEIRIDAWQKRISDSLQSILNKTVCKNSEIGIENINYPFWYIEDIIADNNLSICIDVGHLIVAGADVEKHLNKYLNKTKVIHLHGVYRDRDHQSLRYMDRKLLKKIWNILNCNNYDGILTLEIFSESNFEESISIIEELL from the coding sequence ATGGAATTACCCTTTAGAATAGGAACCACTTCATACATTTATCCTGATGAAATCATTCCTAATGTGCATAGATTAAAAGACAGGGTAAATGATATTGAACTGCTTTTCTTTGAGGTAAATGATGAGGCTGATATTCCCTCAGTTGAGAACATGAAGGAGTTGTTGCAGATTAGCAGGGATAGCGATCTTACATATACTCCTCATCTGCCTGTTGATTTGCATTTAGGGAGCAACAGGGATTTATTGAGGGAGAGTTCAATTGATAAGGTCGTTACACTGATAAATCACCTATATTATCTTCAACCTCATTGTTATGTTTTACACCTTAATTTAATGGATATAGAAGAGATTAGAATTGATGCTTGGCAGAAGAGAATAAGCGATTCATTACAGTCAATACTCAATAAAACAGTATGCAAGAATAGTGAGATAGGAATTGAAAATATCAATTATCCCTTTTGGTACATAGAAGATATTATAGCTGATAATAATCTTTCTATATGCATAGATGTTGGCCATTTGATAGTAGCAGGGGCTGATGTAGAGAAGCATTTAAACAAATATTTAAATAAAACTAAGGTAATTCATCTGCATGGTGTTTATAGAGACAGGGATCATCAATCCCTGAGGTATATGGATAGGAAGTTGCTCAAAAAAATTTGGAATATATTAAATTGTAATAATTATGATGGGATATTGACCCTGGAGATTTTTTCAGAAAGTAATTTTGAAGAATCCATTTCAATCATTGAAGAACTGTTATAA
- the cobT gene encoding nicotinate-nucleotide--dimethylbenzimidazole phosphoribosyltransferase: MKALDDVVKCIKPINYDLMNKAQSKLDNLTKPQGSLGRLEEFAKKIVCITGTLSPTIPNKVIFTIAGDHGVAEEGVSLFPKEVTEQMVYNFLQGGAGVNVISKHIGARVVVVDMGVASDLREEPGLVVKKIGYGTDNMTKGPAMKRDDAIKSIEGGINLIEAELKKNKVDIIGIGDMGIANTTSSSAICSCITGADVVDVTGRGTGIDDEHLEIKIDVIKRSIEINNPDPKDPIDVLSKVGGYEIGGLAGIILGAVAHNIPVVLDGFITTCAALIATTISPISKEYIFGSHNSVEIGHSVALNWMGIEPMFNLKMRLGEGTGACLAISFIETGVKILNEMTTFEDAGVSKEKN, from the coding sequence TTGAAAGCTCTTGATGATGTTGTTAAATGTATAAAACCAATAAATTATGACTTAATGAATAAGGCGCAAAGCAAATTGGATAACCTGACAAAGCCCCAGGGCAGTTTAGGTCGGCTTGAAGAATTTGCCAAAAAAATCGTCTGCATCACCGGCACACTAAGCCCTACAATCCCCAATAAGGTAATTTTTACTATTGCAGGAGATCATGGCGTTGCTGAAGAAGGGGTTAGCCTCTTTCCCAAGGAGGTAACAGAACAGATGGTGTATAATTTTTTACAGGGCGGGGCCGGTGTAAATGTGATTTCCAAACACATTGGAGCACGTGTTGTAGTTGTTGATATGGGGGTTGCTTCAGATTTAAGAGAGGAGCCAGGTTTAGTTGTAAAGAAAATTGGATATGGCACGGATAATATGACAAAGGGTCCGGCTATGAAAAGGGATGATGCTATCAAATCAATTGAGGGTGGTATTAATCTCATTGAAGCGGAGTTGAAAAAGAATAAGGTTGATATTATTGGTATAGGGGATATGGGGATTGCAAATACAACCTCCTCAAGCGCTATATGTAGCTGCATCACAGGGGCGGATGTTGTGGATGTCACTGGAAGGGGCACTGGAATTGATGATGAACATTTGGAAATAAAAATAGATGTAATAAAGAGGTCGATTGAGATTAATAATCCTGATCCAAAGGATCCAATAGATGTTTTATCAAAGGTTGGAGGATATGAGATCGGGGGGCTTGCTGGCATCATATTAGGGGCTGTTGCACATAATATACCTGTTGTATTAGACGGCTTCATTACAACTTGCGCAGCCCTTATTGCTACAACGATTTCGCCAATATCAAAGGAGTATATTTTTGGCAGCCATAATTCTGTTGAAATAGGTCATAGCGTTGCTTTAAATTGGATGGGCATTGAGCCTATGTTCAACCTCAAGATGAGATTGGGGGAGGGCACGGGGGCATGTCTTGCCATCAGCTTCATCGAAACCGGGGTAAAGATACTTAATGAGATGACAACATTTGAAGATGCAGGTGTTTCCAAAGAGAAGAATTGA
- a CDS encoding SBBP repeat-containing protein, protein MKRSLFSILVLLLVTNFSACDQYNLWGNGSSPYLTETTSISNDGVRVSFSEDMNHISVENVDNYTITLVNDENVFLDIIGASQISGAVVELEVDSQIDEEYLLTVNNVQSIRGKTIVPPNSMEFIGDALPEVENVASTSNTVVRVTFSEDVVGGDPIADPNSAENPDNYLITLSDNLDVSLAISEAQLVFDNVVDLTTSSQEETEYLLTVSNVQDATGNSINSWDPIDPSKRGGIFTGKRLITLPSINITNPIDDDILNGMVTIIADASDPDGIDRVEFYIDGTMVGEDKETPYEYGWNTIGYSNDYYSIMAIAYDNSGDYQTDDDTEVIVSNFGTKLLGTISNDSGNGIAVDSEGSIYVTGYTDGDLNGSFGSRDIILVKYNIFGSIEWIEQLGTSNDDEGKAVAVDANDNIYVTGYTCEDLDGVGSESYYGGTDIFLVKYDSNGNTIWIRQFGTSANEEGLGVTVRPQIEDIEVYVTGYTLGDLDGGSYGNKDIFLAKFIEDGSFGWIRQFGTSANEEGIAVAVNGSDNICITGYTEGDLDSGGPLQNIGGRDICIVNYDKAGIQQGKQMFGTMYNDEGSGIVVDVNDNVYVTGYTEGDLNGEPHSGGSNSDIFLIKCDILFNEEWTRLSGNGNDDSGCGVAVELDGNIYLTGYVSDSLHGESFQGIKDIFLMKYISTGDREWTRLLGTANAEEGLGVAADAYSNIYVTGYTEGDLGGQTNEGGMDIFTIRYNSLGDRN, encoded by the coding sequence GTTCACCCTATTTAACTGAAACAACATCAATCTCGAATGATGGGGTTAGGGTTTCGTTTTCAGAAGATATGAACCATATAAGCGTTGAAAATGTTGATAATTATACAATCACTTTAGTAAATGATGAAAATGTTTTTTTAGATATAATTGGAGCTTCGCAGATTTCAGGAGCGGTGGTAGAATTAGAGGTTGATTCTCAGATAGATGAAGAATACTTGCTTACAGTAAACAATGTTCAGAGTATTAGAGGAAAAACAATTGTGCCGCCAAATTCTATGGAGTTCATAGGCGATGCCTTGCCTGAAGTTGAGAATGTAGCGTCAACATCTAATACAGTTGTAAGGGTTACATTTTCCGAAGATGTTGTTGGTGGGGATCCGATTGCGGATCCCAATAGCGCTGAGAATCCAGATAATTATTTAATTACTCTAAGTGATAATCTCGATGTCTCTTTAGCAATTTCAGAAGCGCAGTTGGTTTTCGATAATGTAGTAGACTTAACTACTTCCTCCCAGGAGGAAACGGAATATTTACTCACAGTCAGCAATGTGCAAGATGCAACAGGGAACTCAATCAATTCTTGGGATCCAATAGATCCTTCTAAGAGGGGGGGAATATTTACTGGTAAAAGACTTATAACACTCCCATCAATAAATATCACTAATCCTATAGACGATGATATTTTAAACGGTATGGTAACGATCATAGCTGATGCTTCTGATCCTGACGGAATTGATAGGGTTGAATTTTATATAGATGGGACAATGGTTGGAGAGGATAAGGAAACGCCATATGAATATGGCTGGAATACAATAGGGTATAGCAATGATTATTATAGCATCATGGCAATAGCCTATGATAATTCAGGTGATTATCAAACAGATGATGATACAGAGGTAATTGTAAGTAATTTCGGGACGAAATTGCTGGGTACAATAAGCAATGATTCTGGGAATGGGATAGCGGTTGATTCTGAGGGCAGTATATATGTAACAGGTTATACAGATGGTGATTTGAATGGCTCTTTTGGATCAAGGGATATAATTCTTGTAAAATATAATATTTTTGGTTCAATAGAATGGATAGAGCAATTGGGTACATCAAATGATGATGAAGGGAAAGCAGTAGCTGTTGATGCCAATGATAATATCTATGTGACAGGATACACCTGTGAGGACCTGGATGGGGTAGGATCTGAAAGCTATTATGGGGGTACGGATATCTTTCTGGTTAAGTATGATAGCAATGGCAACACAATATGGATTAGACAATTTGGCACATCAGCAAATGAAGAAGGACTTGGAGTGACGGTTCGTCCTCAAATCGAAGACATTGAGGTTTATGTGACAGGGTACACATTGGGTGATTTGGATGGAGGTTCTTATGGAAATAAAGATATTTTTCTCGCTAAGTTTATTGAAGATGGATCTTTTGGTTGGATTAGACAATTTGGCACATCAGCAAATGAAGAAGGCATTGCAGTAGCCGTTAATGGAAGTGATAATATATGTATAACAGGATATACAGAAGGTGATCTTGATAGTGGCGGACCTTTACAAAATATTGGTGGTAGAGATATTTGTATAGTCAATTATGATAAGGCAGGTATTCAGCAAGGTAAACAGATGTTTGGCACAATGTATAATGATGAGGGTAGTGGAATAGTAGTTGATGTAAATGATAATGTCTATGTGACTGGGTATACTGAGGGTGATCTTAATGGCGAACCTCATTCTGGTGGCTCAAACTCTGATATTTTTCTTATTAAGTGTGATATATTGTTTAATGAGGAATGGACAAGGCTGAGTGGAAATGGAAATGATGATAGTGGTTGTGGGGTGGCTGTTGAATTGGATGGAAATATTTATTTGACCGGATATGTAAGTGATTCTCTTCATGGAGAATCCTTTCAAGGGATTAAAGATATTTTTCTTATGAAGTATATTTCTACAGGCGATAGAGAATGGACAAGACTATTAGGTACAGCAAATGCAGAGGAGGGACTTGGAGTAGCGGCTGATGCTTATAGTAATATCTATGTGACAGGATATACCGAAGGTGACCTCGGTGGACAGACCAATGAGGGCGGCATGGATATCTTTACAATTAGGTATAACTCACTCGGTGATAGGAACTAA
- the cobU gene encoding bifunctional adenosylcobinamide kinase/adenosylcobinamide-phosphate guanylyltransferase, translating to MAKLIFITGGARSGKSSFALEIAKSIERDKLFLATCIPQDEEMKRRVRLHKQERPSSWRTIEANKGLASVLRKEVESDIVIILDCLTLFVSAMLVEGKEEEKIKSEVREIVRIIKKGKSTVIIVTNEVGLGLVPDNKLSRDFRDIAGFCNQIVASGSDEAYFMISAIPLQIKGGTN from the coding sequence ATGGCAAAGCTTATATTTATAACTGGCGGCGCGAGAAGCGGTAAAAGTTCCTTTGCGTTGGAAATTGCTAAATCCATAGAGAGGGACAAGCTCTTTCTCGCTACATGCATTCCACAAGACGAAGAGATGAAGAGAAGGGTTAGGTTACATAAGCAGGAAAGACCAAGTTCATGGAGGACTATTGAAGCCAATAAGGGATTAGCCTCTGTGCTTAGGAAGGAGGTCGAGTCCGATATAGTAATCATTCTGGATTGCCTAACCCTCTTTGTGTCAGCTATGTTAGTGGAGGGGAAGGAGGAGGAGAAAATCAAAAGTGAGGTTAGAGAAATAGTCAGGATAATAAAGAAGGGCAAATCTACTGTTATAATTGTTACAAATGAGGTTGGCTTGGGTTTAGTACCGGACAATAAACTTAGCAGGGATTTTAGAGATATTGCCGGTTTCTGCAATCAAATCGTAGCATCAGGCTCAGATGAAGCCTATTTTATGATATCAGCAATACCTTTACAGATCAAAGGAGGAACAAATTGA
- a CDS encoding ABC transporter permease: MKKLLAVLIARNKEFYRDKSSLGWSIAFPALIILGFAFVFSDDNDYVYKVGVYKTEKNEIKAQDFLNIEYIQFIEFTNLEKAIDKIRYHQIDLLIASGTPTRYWINKDSKNGYFLERILMSYSNNNFIKQSVSGREVRYVDWVIPGVLGMNMMFNCLFGVGYVIVQYRSKGILKRLKATPLHAFQFLSAHVASRLIITLCITSFIFIACYFTIDFVMRGSFLNLMIVAIIGAISLISIGLLAACRTTSQELSNGILNLISMPMMFLSGVWFSLEGSPSVIIIISKFLPLTHLINAAREIMIDGATLMQVADHILILATMSAIFLIISPLLFRWDKP; this comes from the coding sequence ATGAAAAAATTATTAGCTGTTTTAATTGCTCGAAATAAGGAATTTTATAGAGATAAATCATCTTTAGGTTGGTCTATCGCATTTCCAGCACTCATAATCTTAGGATTTGCATTTGTGTTTTCAGATGACAATGATTATGTCTATAAAGTTGGAGTATATAAAACAGAAAAAAATGAAATAAAAGCCCAGGATTTCTTAAACATTGAATATATCCAATTTATAGAATTCACAAATCTGGAAAAGGCAATTGACAAGATACGCTACCATCAGATCGATCTTTTAATTGCATCCGGGACTCCGACCCGTTACTGGATCAACAAGGACTCTAAAAATGGTTACTTTCTAGAGCGTATCCTTATGTCATACTCCAATAATAACTTCATCAAGCAAAGCGTGTCAGGAAGAGAAGTGCGATACGTTGATTGGGTTATCCCTGGAGTATTGGGGATGAATATGATGTTCAATTGCCTCTTTGGTGTGGGATATGTAATTGTACAATACAGGAGCAAAGGGATATTGAAACGATTAAAGGCCACACCACTGCATGCATTCCAATTCCTTAGCGCTCATGTAGCCTCACGCTTAATAATCACCCTATGCATCACATCGTTTATTTTTATTGCCTGTTATTTCACAATTGACTTCGTTATGCGAGGCTCCTTTTTGAATCTGATGATTGTAGCAATTATTGGCGCGATTTCTCTCATCTCCATTGGACTTTTAGCAGCCTGCCGTACAACTAGTCAGGAGCTATCCAATGGCATATTAAATCTCATCAGCATGCCTATGATGTTTTTATCTGGAGTATGGTTCTCACTTGAGGGCAGCCCGTCGGTTATAATAATAATTTCCAAATTTCTGCCACTAACTCATCTGATTAATGCTGCAAGAGAGATCATGATTGATGGGGCTACCTTAATGCAGGTCGCTGATCATATCCTCATACTTGCGACAATGAGCGCTATATTCTTGATTATTTCACCACTTCTATTCCGCTGGGATAAACCTTGA
- a CDS encoding NAD(P)/FAD-dependent oxidoreductase, with translation MLNRRIAIVGAGVAGTRLAYLLARHGIKTQLFDHKAPWEKPCGGGLTAKVFNDFTDINRWDLNGRANYKMSVITPFGRRIVMTIDNPIVTVSRMRLGNILLDEAIRAGVKFLPYRVKAIQRRDDKIILHTADKEYEADFVVGADGIHSIVRKTFASPLSRDDYFMAYGALLREEVQMPIVIKFYKGYNGYAWIFPRFRETSVGIVLGKNTDRAIMLTELQSFVNKEWSLSGLTPPSIDKPYARAIPSMRRETFLQAIQCGGDWALLGDASGAADPLTGEGLYYAFRTAEILTKAIVSNDIDSYNWEWNKMADISIGKVSKVVDLFYDSRTLRIMGFIMDYSQTARELIGEIISGIQGYDTLRSRMKDEAFQYVKETIWNLLAFKRSKQVNGG, from the coding sequence ATGCTGAATAGACGAATAGCAATTGTTGGAGCTGGTGTAGCAGGAACGCGTCTTGCATATCTTTTAGCTCGACATGGAATAAAGACTCAGCTCTTTGATCATAAGGCGCCATGGGAAAAGCCTTGTGGTGGTGGACTGACTGCTAAGGTATTTAACGATTTCACTGATATCAATAGATGGGACTTGAATGGTCGAGCAAACTATAAAATGTCAGTAATTACCCCCTTTGGAAGACGAATAGTAATGACTATAGACAATCCAATAGTTACTGTATCAAGAATGAGACTTGGAAATATCCTTCTTGATGAGGCTATAAGAGCAGGGGTCAAGTTTTTGCCATATCGTGTAAAAGCTATTCAGCGAAGGGATGATAAAATCATACTTCATACAGCAGATAAGGAGTATGAGGCTGACTTTGTTGTCGGGGCTGACGGAATTCACAGCATTGTAAGGAAGACTTTTGCATCTCCCTTATCACGGGATGACTACTTCATGGCTTACGGAGCCCTTCTGCGGGAGGAAGTACAGATGCCCATTGTCATCAAGTTTTATAAGGGCTATAATGGCTATGCATGGATATTTCCTCGTTTCAGAGAAACATCTGTTGGGATAGTGCTTGGGAAAAATACAGACCGTGCAATAATGCTAACAGAACTCCAAAGCTTTGTAAATAAGGAATGGTCATTGTCAGGTCTTACACCTCCATCTATTGATAAACCCTATGCAAGAGCTATTCCATCAATGAGAAGAGAGACCTTCCTGCAAGCCATTCAATGCGGGGGAGACTGGGCGCTTCTTGGCGACGCCTCTGGAGCAGCTGACCCTCTCACAGGAGAGGGCCTCTACTATGCTTTTAGGACAGCAGAAATACTTACTAAAGCAATAGTCTCGAACGACATTGATTCATATAATTGGGAATGGAATAAAATGGCAGATATATCAATTGGAAAAGTGAGCAAGGTGGTTGACCTTTTTTATGATTCAAGAACCCTTCGAATTATGGGATTCATTATGGATTACAGTCAAACTGCAAGGGAATTGATAGGTGAAATTATTAGCGGAATTCAAGGCTATGATACGTTAAGATCACGCATGAAGGATGAAGCCTTTCAATATGTTAAAGAAACTATATGGAATCTGTTAGCCTTTAAAAGAAGTAAACAAGTCAATGGGGGATAG
- a CDS encoding nitronate monooxygenase, translating to MIKTELCDMLGIKYPIIQAGMGPWKTEKLSIAAANAGILGIISTSGILAESFGMPGAEGSSDKVNEEIDNPRKMIKKLIHNVEEQTRDSKGVFGINCMVSMEMFEGSKEVLEGTIESINENPSLKERLKVVITSAGDPIPCADIIKPSGLKWFHVVPSVRHAKRCQKAGVDAVIASGHEAGGHTAWQPVHSMVLLPAIVRAVDIPVIGAGGFCDGTTLVAALVLGACGVQMGTRFIATEESDFVQIWKDRVLKSSEMDTIASRGFVGPLRYLKNNASVELTELTIKNTPQLFIGEPDDTLDPEIFEFESKGMSALLGDDDEKALFFGGEAAGRVDDIPPIKELLDRIEREAEELISSIPRFVQTN from the coding sequence ATGATTAAAACAGAACTATGCGATATGCTTGGAATAAAATATCCTATTATACAGGCTGGTATGGGGCCATGGAAAACTGAGAAATTGTCAATTGCAGCAGCTAATGCTGGAATACTTGGAATAATAAGCACAAGCGGGATCCTTGCAGAATCATTTGGAATGCCTGGGGCAGAAGGTTCTTCAGATAAAGTCAATGAAGAAATCGATAATCCCCGTAAAATGATTAAGAAGCTAATTCACAATGTGGAGGAGCAGACAAGGGACTCAAAAGGGGTATTCGGTATCAATTGTATGGTTTCAATGGAGATGTTTGAAGGATCAAAAGAGGTCCTTGAAGGAACAATAGAATCGATAAATGAAAATCCAAGTTTAAAAGAGAGATTAAAAGTTGTGATCACCTCTGCAGGAGACCCGATTCCCTGCGCTGATATAATAAAACCCTCAGGACTAAAATGGTTTCATGTGGTGCCCTCTGTGCGACATGCCAAGAGATGCCAAAAAGCCGGTGTTGATGCTGTAATCGCATCAGGGCATGAAGCTGGTGGGCATACTGCTTGGCAACCAGTTCATAGCATGGTGCTGCTGCCAGCAATAGTCAGGGCTGTGGATATTCCAGTTATAGGTGCTGGGGGATTTTGTGACGGCACAACCCTGGTGGCGGCTCTTGTCTTAGGTGCTTGCGGTGTTCAAATGGGGACTCGATTTATAGCTACTGAGGAAAGTGATTTTGTTCAGATATGGAAAGATAGGGTATTAAAGAGTAGTGAGATGGATACAATTGCCTCAAGGGGTTTTGTGGGCCCATTGAGATACTTGAAGAATAATGCTTCGGTTGAATTAACTGAGCTTACCATAAAAAATACACCTCAGTTATTTATTGGCGAGCCGGATGATACACTTGATCCTGAAATTTTTGAATTTGAATCAAAGGGCATGTCAGCTCTATTAGGAGATGATGATGAGAAGGCGCTTTTTTTCGGAGGCGAGGCTGCAGGTAGAGTGGATGATATTCCACCAATAAAAGAATTGCTGGATAGAATTGAAAGAGAGGCTGAGGAACTCATCTCATCTATTCCTCGATTTGTTCAAACAAATTAA
- a CDS encoding MFS transporter — MVSSIEKFYGWKALTGAMLVYFCGCACCFYSIGVFIPLLYEELNSSLAVVAGVITMFMVLMGLVGPLIGISIDKFGARKNIIYGNLVSALGLAGMYFINQAWQLYLLFGVIVALGQGFGMFVPATTLANNWFIKKRSLAVALIVASGSIGGFVGPSVTRIFISNLGWRLSWVCLSGILVVISVIIGGMLIRNRPEDLGQAPDGKTDEDAQESESTDVPSTRVYQTPVDWETGDALRTPVIWMLVAAFITHMFALNTMIGHLVFYLEKDLGFTKALAAFVFGLIPGMSIVGRLSMGFLAMRYELRYIVSICLGLMVVGMSILMTNTSLSMIYVFAVLFGISYGAIIPALPSFIGAYYGRENFAKILGWLLPITTIFGASSAPLAGMAREASGSYIPWFTFVAILLAGGGVLAFMARPPKPNKIT; from the coding sequence ATGGTTTCATCAATTGAAAAATTTTATGGCTGGAAGGCGTTGACTGGAGCAATGCTGGTCTACTTCTGTGGTTGTGCATGTTGTTTTTATTCAATAGGCGTTTTCATCCCATTATTATATGAGGAGTTAAACTCGAGCCTGGCTGTAGTAGCAGGAGTTATCACAATGTTCATGGTGCTTATGGGACTGGTTGGCCCCTTGATTGGCATCTCTATCGACAAATTCGGTGCAAGAAAAAACATAATTTACGGTAATCTTGTCTCTGCTTTAGGCTTAGCTGGAATGTACTTCATCAACCAAGCCTGGCAACTATATCTACTATTTGGAGTTATCGTTGCCTTGGGTCAGGGATTTGGAATGTTTGTACCTGCCACAACCCTAGCCAATAACTGGTTCATTAAGAAAAGATCATTAGCTGTTGCTCTGATCGTCGCCTCAGGATCAATAGGTGGCTTTGTCGGCCCCTCTGTGACTAGAATTTTTATTTCTAACCTAGGATGGAGGTTATCCTGGGTCTGCTTAAGTGGTATTTTAGTGGTTATATCTGTAATAATCGGAGGAATGCTTATAAGAAACAGGCCTGAGGATTTGGGTCAAGCACCTGATGGCAAGACTGATGAAGATGCACAGGAATCCGAGTCGACTGATGTGCCTTCAACAAGGGTATATCAGACTCCGGTTGACTGGGAAACGGGAGACGCCCTGCGTACTCCGGTTATATGGATGTTAGTGGCAGCTTTTATTACTCATATGTTCGCGCTGAATACTATGATAGGCCATTTAGTATTCTACTTGGAAAAGGACTTAGGTTTTACTAAGGCATTAGCCGCCTTTGTATTTGGTCTAATTCCTGGGATGAGTATTGTTGGCAGGCTGAGTATGGGTTTTTTGGCCATGAGATATGAGTTGAGATATATTGTTTCCATCTGCCTAGGCTTGATGGTAGTCGGGATGAGTATTCTTATGACAAACACATCCCTAAGCATGATCTATGTATTCGCTGTACTCTTTGGTATCAGCTATGGAGCAATTATCCCAGCCCTTCCCTCATTCATTGGAGCATATTATGGACGCGAAAATTTTGCCAAAATTTTAGGCTGGCTCTTGCCCATTACCACTATTTTCGGGGCATCCTCAGCTCCATTGGCAGGAATGGCTCGCGAGGCTTCAGGTAGTTATATACCTTGGTTCACATTTGTGGCTATCCTCCTTGCGGGAGGTGGAGTACTGGCCTTTATGGCTCGACCTCCTAAACCGAATAAAATAACCTAG